The region TGGGGTCTGACCCCTCGCCCCACCCGCCACCCTCCAGCTCCAGAGCCTGCCTTTCCTCTCAAGTCTGCTGCTTTTGTTTCTAAGGATTTGACAGCTGTGGAACACCGTCCTTGAGACCTCTCCCCTTCTACatgttggttttcttttaaaatctgttttctccACTAGTCTGTGAGTTCCTTGAGGGCTGGGCCTGTTCCTTGTTCACAGCCTGTGTGTTTGCCTGGCACAGGGAAGTGCCTTTGTAAGCGTCTGATGAACAGATGCAGGTTGTTCCTGGTGCTTTTAGGCTGGAGAGAGTCGGGAAACCTCCGACTCACTTGGAGTGGTGGGGACGAGTCACTCTGGTTTTCCAGGCAGCCCCCTGGCTCTCGGGAGCTGCAGTGTTAGATCCAGGCTTGCGCGTGGGCTCTTGGATGCTTCTAACCAGCTTCCACCTCAGGTGATACAGGAGAGAATTTCTGCTGTCCTCCCAGCAGCATTGTAAGCTGGTtggtataaatgtatatgtagaTTATGGCTTTGGATAGGTTTAGATCCCAGCTGTGTAACAGTGAGCCAACCATTTAACCTCTCCAACCCTGCCTCCTCATCTGTAGAACAGAGACTCTCCTACATAACCCCCTGGGATTGTTAACGTGGGAGGATTAAATGACCTAGTGGGTGCAGAAGGGCTGACACAGTGATGGTGCGCCTGGCACACAGCGGCTTCGGCACTGAGCAGGCAGCCTTGAAAGCTTCCTTCTGTCCTgcttctccctcctgccccaaCATTCAGCTCAGGCCGGATCTGCCTCAGCAGTGTCTTTGTTAGCAACTGGAAGAAAAGCAAACATAGCCACGCCAAGAGAGATGGGGACATGTGTGGTGCCGGAGGTTAGAGGCCATCTGTCTCCTGGGGTTGcccccatctctctttctctcttgagcTGATCCCTCTGCAGGGCAAAGAGCTGGCTGCTCCCTGGGGGTGcctcctatttcttcttcatgtgGCCTTGGGCACCATACTTAATCTCACACTGGTAGAATGAGGTGAGGCTGGCATACTGCACAGGGTCATATTGGGGATTAAATTGGACATGTCGTCAAGTCCTTAACACATTGGAGGTGCTGAGGAGATCCCCACCTTCTCGCTTCCAggtccttttattttctctcttggaTTCCATGTTTGGCAGGATGATGTCTACCAGCCAGACTGCATTTAGGAAGTATTGGttcacttttcccttttggtTCATCGTAGGCTTTTTTGAGTGTCAGCTAGAAACCTGGTCAATACAAAACTTCCAGGGTTAGCATACCACAGAGATGTAATTCCTGCAGAAAGCTAAGAAACACAAGACATTCTGTAAAGCTCATGTGGTCAACTAAGGGGAAATCCATGGTTTGTGTCCATTTAGAATAGCAAAAAATAACTTGAGAGCTTTCTTTCTGCCTCCCCAGAGCCTCAGGGTCTGCAGGACTTATCACAGCCCATGTGGAAGGCTGGGTGTTAGGCGTAGATTTTCCCATTTAATTCTGTCTTGTCCTCTGAGGTTTTAATCCTCTTCCCAGTTTTAAGGGTGAGAAGACTGAAGCCAGGGTTGTAGTTCCCAGTTCTTTCATCGCCTTTCATTCATCTCTTTACAATGGGAATAGGGTTTTTTGTCCAGGAAAATAACTGAAGGAGGAGGGAACCTAGGCCTCCCAGGCTTCAAGACGAGATGGCTGGCAGCTGGCGGATGTCCTCATGCAGAGCGTTTGTTTCCTCTGCAGAATGTTTTAGCCGGTGCTTTGTTTGGGCCCTGGCTGGGGCTTCTGCTGTGCTGCGTGCTGACCTCAGTGGGTGCCACGGGCTGCTACCTGCTCTCCAGTGTTTTTGGCAAACAGCTGGTGGTCTCCTACTTTCCTGACAAAGTGTTCCTGCTGCAGAAGAAGGTAAGGTTAGAGGGCACCTCTGAGTGCCGGGTCCCTAGAAAGTCGTGGCATGGCCCTGAGGGGAGTGTGGTACAGGGGTTTCCCACAGTGCCCCCCTGCCCTGCTGCAGGAGGCTCCAGAGGGTCTATTGATGTCTCCTAGAGATGAAGGCCTGAGCTCAGCCTCCAGCTCCATCACTGCCGGCTCTGTGTCTTTGGGCAGGTTCCTGACTTCTGAGCCTCAGGCACCTCCAtttctggggaggtgggggctgcaCTAGGTCTCCGTTGTGGTCcctgggctctctagttgtggaactccggcttagttgctcctcagcacgtgagatcttagttccccagccaggggtcagacctgcatcccctgcactggaaaggagattcttaaccactggaccaccagcgaagtcccaggcacttcctttttaaaaatgaggaaaacaatctCTGCCCTGGAATTTATAGAATATGAGAAgtatctagaacagtgcctggcaccaacAGATTTTTCACCAGCTGGAGACTCTTCTGCTTCTTAATGGCCTTGTCTTTGGCTTCAGGTGGAGGAGAACAGAAACAGCCTGTTTTTCTTCTTACTGTTTCTGAGACTTTTCCCTATGACGCCAAACTGGTTCTTGAACCTCTCGGCCCCGATTCTGAACATCCCCATCGTGCAGTTCTTCTTCTCTGTTCTTATCGGTAAGACACAGCGTGTAAGTCTGAGTCTCACAGTCATCATGGGCACATGCCTGCCTCTGTGAGCCAGGCTCACGGAGAGCATCATCCAGCCTTGTCTAACGTAATTGTTCTGATAGCAGGTCTACTTGGGCTTGAACATGAAAACCCATAAAAATACTTCTGGAAAAATTAGGGATTGTTCATTCTGTACCTGTATTTAATGCCTATTGTGTGTTTGCACTGTGCTAGGCCCTGGGATTAGAAGAGAAATCTGTGTAACACATGACCTGGCCCATAGTAAGGGCTCAGTGAAAGCAGAGTTCAGGTTTGTGGGTGGAAGAGAAGGTGGAGGCAGGGGAAGGTCAGAGCAAGGGCTTCCTGTTTGATTTTGGCCCCTATTTCCATTAAGATCTGCCTTAGGAAGAGCTAGTTCCTTCTTGCCTTTTGACAATTGTATGACCTTCAGCAAGCTCCTTACCCTCAATGAGCCACTTGGCTAAATGCGAGGCTAGGATGACAGCAGTGTTTAAGTATCAGCTTTGGACCACTTTCATCTAAATGGAAAAATGGCTAATATCCTGTGAAATCAGTGACTATTGTTTTCTCCACACTGGAAGTAAACTACCCCACCCTCTCCAAGCCAAAGGCAAGGATCGTCTCTCTTAAAGCTTCTTTAGAAAtgaagggaaagactactcaGGCCTCTGGGTCAAACACGACAGATCTGTGGTTGAGCAGTTGCTATTAATAGGGAATTCCTGGGAGAAGCTGAGATCTTAAATCGAAGCAGAATCAACCACAGCTAATTGTTAGACCAGCGTTTAGATGAGAGTGCCTCTGTATCTCTATTAGCAGCCTGTAATTAACCAGGTGCACGAGGCTTGGAAGGACTCCAGAGACCAGGGTTCTAGTTCTGCCTCTGACAGATTATATGACCTTGATGAGTCTCATCTTGAGGCATCATCCGCTAGAGAAGAGGAGTGGATCATCAGGGGGCCCCAAACCAATCAGAGTCTTGGGAGTAGGAGTCAGGAGAGGCTGTTCGAATGCAGGTTCCTGGGCTCTACCCCAGACCCAGAGGACCAGAGTCCCTGGGGCACTGCCTGAGAGTGTGTTTTTAACAGCTTCACGGGGGATTGTGATACAGTCAGCCTCTTGGGCCACCAGTCACTTTGGGGATCCACTGGATTCGATGACGTCTTACAGACAGTACAGAGTATGAAATAGTACTACTACTTCTAAGAAACTTGTTTTTATCTTGGGCATACTGCACAACTCATAATGCTGGTGTTTCTCTTTGCTTGGGCTGTTGGGTACTCAGAACCAAATCTGGGGACGCTTCTAGGAAGTGAGTGAACTTTATGCATTTTTGCcttaattttgtttattcttcattttgttttattcttgttttcccgtttaaaaaaaaatgtttaaatcttaGCAGACCATCTCAAGTCCTTTTGTTTAATGAGGCAAATGTAGTGGGAAGCgaggaaaggaggggaaggaatggaagagaaggagggaaagaggaaatatGTTTAGGAGTCAGAATTGTGCAACAGTCACGTATGAAACTGGAGTCACTGTTGTGAATTACTGGTGAATTTTCTGAAGCACTACTGGTCTTCGTTTTCCTGTCCCAGAGTAACAGGATGtcccttttcttcctccaggtTTGATCCCATATAATTTCATCTGTGTGCAGACAGGCTCCATCCTGTCCACCCTCACCTCTCTGGAtgctcttttctcctgggaaACTGCCTTTAAACTGCTGGCCATTGCCCTGGTGGCCTTAGTTCCTGGAACCCTCATTAAAAAAGTTAGTCAGAAAGACCTACGTTTGAAAGAAACAAGCAACGCTCATTCTCTGAATAGTAGGAAGGTCACGTGATCTGGGTCTCTTGGGTGCCATCTCCCTGGACTCTGTTGCTTATGTATGTAATGGATGTGGTCCTCTGAAGCCCCTcgttgtttttaaattattctcaATAGGTGATCTGGACACTGTTCTTCTGTGTGCCCTGTCCTGTCACGAAGGACACTGTGCTCTGGAAGGTGAATCGTATCAGATTCTCAAACCAACCAAGATTTAGCAAGACACTCTGCAAAATGGATGGCCTCCCCGGAAATCctgtttgtattttattaaataacaAGGAACTCAGGGTAGTGTGTCATCCTGGCCTCTTGTCAAGCCCTGAGCTGTCTCGGGAGAGGATGCTGACGGCCCTTGTCTGGCGTGCCTCTTCTGTGCAGGGATCGTCTGTCGTGACAGGCTTTATCCTTTTTCGTCCCTTGTGGACATGCTAAATGTAGATTAATGACGTGAACCTACATCACTGATACCACACTTCCTGTTAGTCTCCTGAAGAGTGTttcttcaatatatatattttttttttgctgatgacCTACCTCTTGCGTTAATGAAGGGAAACAAGCTGACAAACTGCATACAATTTCCATGTACAGCTCAAAAGCACAGTGATTGCTGAAATGCTCTTTGTTCAGACGCACTGGTGTTACCACGTCACATCTCCTCTTGGTTGCATGTCCAGACAATTCAGCTGATTGCAATCAGACTATTAAATATCAGTGCAGCTCACTCTGTATGTTATGAATATGTTCTGGAGAAGTGCTTACCTATCTGTGCAGAGCCCTTGACTCACCTGAACCAA is a window of Ovis aries strain OAR_USU_Benz2616 breed Rambouillet chromosome 1, ARS-UI_Ramb_v3.0, whole genome shotgun sequence DNA encoding:
- the TMEM41A gene encoding transmembrane protein 41A isoform X4 — its product is MWTRSRSLWFPSDLAELRELSEVLREYRKEHQVYVFLLFCSAYLYKQSFAIPGSSFLNVLAGALFGPWLGLLLCCVLTSVGATGCYLLSSVFGKQLVVSYFPDKVFLLQKKVEENRNSLFFFLLFLRLFPMTPNWFLNLSAPILNIPIVQFFFSVLIGLIPYNFICVQTGSILSTLTSLDALFSWETAFKLLAIALVALVPGTLIKKVSQKDLRLKETSNAHSLNSRKVT
- the TMEM41A gene encoding transmembrane protein 41A isoform X2 → MHSLLGLLLVFAGSTFALYLLSTRLPHASTLVSAEEAGDRSLWFPSDLAELRELSEVLREYRKEHQVYVFLLFCSAYLYKQSFAIPGSSFLNVLAGALFGPWLGLLLCCVLTSVGATGCYLLSSVFGKQLVVSYFPDKVFLLQKKVEENRNSLFFFLLFLRLFPMTPNWFLNLSAPILNIPIVQFFFSVLIGLIPYNFICVQTGSILSTLTSLDALFSWETAFKLLAIALVALVPGTLIKKVSQKDLRLKETSNAHSLNSRKVT
- the TMEM41A gene encoding transmembrane protein 41A isoform X3, which codes for MWTRSRSLWFPSDLAELRELSEVLREYRKEHQVYVFLLFCSAYLYKQSFAIPGSSFLVSILPSSCACLPGSHVLLCRGAIRLQSLQNVLAGALFGPWLGLLLCCVLTSVGATGCYLLSSVFGKQLVVSYFPDKVFLLQKKVEENRNSLFFFLLFLRLFPMTPNWFLNLSAPILNIPIVQFFFSVLIGLIPYNFICVQTGSILSTLTSLDALFSWETAFKLLAIALVALVPGTLIKKVSQKDLRLKETSNAHSLNSRKVT
- the TMEM41A gene encoding transmembrane protein 41A isoform X1 translates to MHSLLGLLLVFAGSTFALYLLSTRLPHASTLVSAEEAGDRSLWFPSDLAELRELSEVLREYRKEHQVYVFLLFCSAYLYKQSFAIPGSSFLVSILPSSCACLPGSHVLLCRGAIRLQSLQNVLAGALFGPWLGLLLCCVLTSVGATGCYLLSSVFGKQLVVSYFPDKVFLLQKKVEENRNSLFFFLLFLRLFPMTPNWFLNLSAPILNIPIVQFFFSVLIGLIPYNFICVQTGSILSTLTSLDALFSWETAFKLLAIALVALVPGTLIKKVSQKDLRLKETSNAHSLNSRKVT